The following are from one region of the Etheostoma spectabile isolate EspeVRDwgs_2016 chromosome 15, UIUC_Espe_1.0, whole genome shotgun sequence genome:
- the LOC116702727 gene encoding chromobox protein homolog 1: SEDNTWEPQDNLDCPDLIAEYMQKHKEKEEKKKEGKRKVVSEASGDSEERGSKRKKEEGEKARGFGRGLQPERIIGATDSSGELMFLMKWKNSDEADLVPAKEANVKCPQVVISFYEERLTWHSYPTEEEEKKEEEKKD, translated from the exons agtgaggataacacatgggagccgcaagacaacctggactGCCCCGACCTCAtcgccgagtacatgcagaaacacaaggagaaggaggagaaaaagaaggagggcaagaggaaagttGTCAGCGAGGCCTCGGGAGACTCcgaggagcgagggagcaagaggaagaaggaggag GGTGAGAAGGCCCGAGGTTTTGGCAGAGGTCTGCAGCCGGAGAGGATTATTGGAGCGACAGACTCCAGCGGAGAGCTGATGTTCCTCATGAAGTG GAAGAACTCTGACGAGGCCGACCTGGTCCCAGCCAAGGAGGCCAACGTCAAATGTCCCCAGGTGGTCATCTCCTTCTATGAGGAGCGCCTCACCTGGCATTCCTACcccacagaggaggaggagaagaaagaggaggagaaaaaagacTAG